The Gimibacter soli genome includes a region encoding these proteins:
- a CDS encoding nitroreductase family protein codes for MSFNQPCSATLEFLMRRRSVKPRDMVGPGPDRAEMEAILKAATRVPDHGKLTPWRFIVLSGDDRAPLGDLIARALVLEQETSETVAEKMKGYATQGPTLVIAISSPRDTHRIPLMEQDMSVGAACQNLLVAAHAAGFVGSWLTGWGAYSRTVADGLGLEPQEKIAGFIFLGRQDAMPEERPRPDLDEVVTWGWPTA; via the coding sequence ATGAGTTTCAACCAGCCCTGTTCCGCCACCCTCGAATTCCTGATGCGCCGCCGCTCGGTCAAGCCGCGCGACATGGTCGGCCCCGGCCCCGACCGCGCCGAGATGGAAGCGATCCTGAAGGCGGCGACCCGCGTGCCGGATCATGGCAAGCTCACCCCATGGCGCTTCATCGTGCTCAGTGGCGACGACCGCGCCCCGCTTGGCGACCTCATCGCCCGCGCGCTGGTGCTTGAACAGGAAACGAGCGAAACGGTGGCCGAAAAGATGAAGGGCTACGCGACGCAGGGCCCGACGCTTGTGATTGCCATTTCGTCGCCGCGTGACACGCACCGCATTCCGCTGATGGAACAGGATATGTCGGTGGGCGCTGCCTGCCAGAACCTGCTGGTGGCCGCCCACGCGGCGGGCTTTGTCGGATCGTGGCTCACCGGCTGGGGCGCCTACAGCCGCACCGTTGCCGATGGCCTCGGGCTCGAACCGCAGGAGAAGATCGCCGGCTTCATCTTCCTTGGCCGCCAGGATGCCATGCCGGAAGAACGCCCCCGCCCCGATCTGGACGAGGTCGTCACCTGGGGCTGGCCCACAGCATGA
- a CDS encoding GNAT family N-acetyltransferase gives MSSAIVELGQHEHDLIGDIIADGFADDPVNLWAYQGTSGMRPVFTMLARHLYLPRGYGHKTADGSAGALWLPPDSSFDLPLWPSVQVAATLLKHGGMRSVANILKLDAFMKSRKPKARYHYLFAISVRADRQGQGLGGALMREGLKRADADRLPAYLESSKASNVPFYRAHGFEVIEEVVPAAGCPPMWRMWRETRP, from the coding sequence ATGTCGTCGGCGATTGTGGAACTGGGGCAGCACGAGCATGACCTGATCGGCGATATCATCGCGGACGGCTTTGCCGATGATCCGGTCAATCTCTGGGCCTATCAGGGCACATCGGGCATGCGGCCTGTGTTCACCATGCTCGCCCGTCACCTGTATCTGCCGCGCGGTTACGGCCACAAAACGGCTGACGGATCGGCGGGTGCCCTGTGGCTGCCGCCCGACAGCTCGTTCGACCTGCCCCTGTGGCCGTCGGTGCAGGTGGCCGCGACGCTTTTGAAGCATGGCGGCATGAGATCGGTCGCCAATATCCTGAAGCTCGATGCCTTCATGAAAAGCCGCAAGCCCAAGGCGCGCTATCATTATCTGTTCGCGATTTCGGTTCGTGCCGACCGGCAGGGGCAGGGCCTTGGCGGCGCCCTGATGCGCGAAGGCCTGAAGCGGGCGGATGCTGACCGGTTGCCGGCCTACCTTGAAAGTTCGAAGGCATCGAACGTGCCATTCTACCGCGCCCATGGCTTCGAGGTGATCGAGGAAGTGGTGCCGGCTGCGGGCTGCCCGCCCATGTGGCGCATGTGGCGCGAAACAAGGCCCTGA
- a CDS encoding protein adenylyltransferase SelO family protein — protein sequence MTKTPYRPDPAFLSLGDGFADPVKAADFPKTVLRYRNDRAAAEVGLDHLSDEDWLRHFGRFAPLEGNLAEPLAQRYHGHQFRVYNPDIGDGRGFLFAQMRDTQGRLLDLGTKGSGTTPYSRSGDGRLTLKGGVREIIATEMLAALGANTSRTFSLIETGESLHRGDEPSPTRSSVLVRLTHGHIRIGTFQRHAFFSDTERLERLVDYSLKTYAGIEPKGSATERALELLAYATARTAENAADLMAAGFVHGVLNSDNINITGEIFDFGPWRFLPEMDLGFTAAYFDESGLYAYGRQPDAIHWDLYQLGGALADIAPEEELRSVLAAFPQAYMEALRTRLTRRLGLKPMENSVADALFAAMSDFMVSEKCPYERFFFDWYGGPLSEARAKASPIAARYDTEKFAPVRAALMTATPRRANVTGHEYFRGEPCTMLIEEVEAIWAEIAIHDDWQPLYDKIDRIRLMGEALGN from the coding sequence ATGACAAAAACCCCCTACCGCCCCGATCCCGCTTTCCTCTCGCTTGGCGACGGCTTTGCCGACCCGGTGAAGGCGGCGGATTTCCCGAAGACGGTCCTGCGCTACAGGAACGACCGGGCGGCGGCGGAAGTGGGGCTGGATCACCTGTCGGACGAAGACTGGCTCCGCCATTTCGGGCGTTTCGCCCCGCTTGAAGGCAACCTCGCCGAGCCGCTGGCCCAGCGCTATCACGGCCACCAGTTCCGGGTTTACAATCCCGATATCGGCGATGGCCGCGGCTTCCTTTTTGCCCAGATGCGCGACACACAAGGGCGGCTTCTGGACCTTGGCACCAAGGGCAGCGGCACCACACCCTACAGCCGTTCGGGCGACGGGCGACTGACGCTCAAGGGTGGGGTGCGCGAGATCATAGCGACCGAAATGCTGGCAGCACTCGGCGCCAACACCAGCCGCACCTTCAGCCTCATCGAGACGGGCGAAAGCCTGCACCGGGGCGACGAGCCCTCGCCGACGCGCTCGAGCGTGCTCGTGCGCCTCACCCACGGCCATATCCGCATCGGCACCTTCCAGCGCCACGCCTTCTTCTCGGATACCGAACGGCTGGAACGGCTCGTTGATTACAGCCTCAAAACCTACGCCGGCATTGAACCCAAGGGCAGCGCCACCGAGCGCGCCTTGGAGCTCCTCGCCTACGCCACCGCGCGCACGGCGGAAAACGCCGCCGACCTGATGGCTGCAGGCTTCGTGCACGGCGTGCTGAACAGCGACAATATCAACATCACGGGCGAGATTTTCGATTTCGGCCCGTGGCGGTTCCTGCCCGAAATGGACCTCGGCTTCACCGCCGCCTATTTCGATGAAAGCGGGCTTTATGCCTATGGCCGCCAGCCCGATGCCATCCACTGGGACCTTTACCAGCTGGGCGGCGCGCTCGCCGATATCGCGCCCGAGGAAGAGCTGCGCAGCGTGCTCGCCGCCTTCCCGCAAGCCTATATGGAAGCCCTGCGCACCCGCCTCACCCGCCGCCTTGGCCTGAAGCCGATGGAAAACAGCGTGGCCGACGCCCTGTTCGCCGCCATGAGCGATTTCATGGTGTCCGAGAAATGCCCCTACGAGCGCTTCTTCTTCGACTGGTACGGCGGCCCCTTGAGCGAGGCCCGCGCCAAGGCGAGCCCGATTGCAGCGCGCTACGACACCGAAAAGTTCGCCCCCGTCCGCGCCGCCCTCATGACCGCCACGCCGCGGCGCGCAAATGTAACGGGGCATGAATATTTCCGGGGCGAGCCCTGCACCATGCTGATCGAGGAAGTGGAAGCCATCTGGGCCGAGATCGCCATTCATGACGACTGGCAGCCGCTTTACGACAAGATCGACCGGATCAGGCTGATGGGGGAAGCCCTCGGCAACTGA
- a CDS encoding alpha/beta hydrolase family protein, whose protein sequence is MPATKIIFKGSQDHDLAAKLDAPEGTPRAYALFAHCFTCGKDLNAINRIARALNAEGIALFRFDFTGLGLSNGDFANTNFSSNVADLIAAADHMRAELAGPAIMLGHSLGGAATLVAAGSVPEVKAVATIGAPADSENVLKQFGQHLETIEAEGEAEVNLSGRPFRIKKQFIEDVRAQSVHDHIARLKKPLLVMHSPIDATVSVDHARRIFDAAKHPKSFVSLDKADHLLMDRAEDGIYVAKIISAWVSQYIE, encoded by the coding sequence ATGCCGGCCACGAAAATCATCTTCAAGGGCAGCCAGGACCATGATCTCGCCGCGAAGCTCGACGCGCCCGAAGGCACACCCCGCGCCTATGCGCTGTTCGCCCATTGCTTCACCTGCGGGAAAGACCTGAACGCCATCAACCGCATCGCCCGTGCGCTGAACGCCGAAGGGATCGCGCTGTTCCGGTTTGATTTCACCGGGCTAGGCCTATCGAACGGCGATTTCGCCAACACGAACTTCTCGTCAAACGTCGCCGACCTGATCGCGGCCGCTGACCATATGCGGGCAGAGCTCGCCGGCCCCGCCATCATGCTCGGCCACAGCCTCGGCGGCGCCGCCACGCTTGTCGCCGCCGGCAGCGTGCCCGAGGTGAAGGCGGTCGCCACCATCGGCGCGCCGGCGGACAGCGAAAATGTGCTCAAACAGTTCGGCCAGCATCTGGAGACGATCGAGGCCGAAGGCGAAGCCGAGGTGAACCTGTCAGGCCGGCCCTTCCGCATCAAAAAGCAGTTTATCGAAGATGTCCGGGCGCAGTCCGTGCACGACCATATCGCAAGGCTCAAAAAGCCCCTTCTGGTGATGCACTCGCCCATCGATGCCACCGTCAGCGTCGATCACGCCCGCCGCATCTTCGATGCCGCCAAACACCCCAAAAGCTTCGTCTCGCTCGACAAGGCCGACCACCTGCTGATGGACCGCGCCGAGGACGGCATCTATGTCGCAAAAATCATCTCGGCATGGGTGAGCCAGTATATCGAGTGA
- a CDS encoding TonB-dependent receptor gives MQRLVFPSLVSLAVSVVPAAASEIDTVAVVGLRLPVETTGITATRFTAAEIEEMPALRLDDLLRSMPGVGLFRPAGSLSAHPTTQGLNMRGVGANGAGRVLVMLDGVPLSDPFGGWVNWSAIDTADLQSVSVMAGGTPGVFGAQALSGAVLMESRRPEETGGRVAGSYGSFDTQDIGGRLDVAGERASLTLTGGHLATDGFYLVDADRRGEADKRAEHSADHASLRASADVGPATTLDFALRYEAEDRLNGLAGATNRTEGWAGSLRLVHGMAEGRAIEAMVYAQRKDFENVFVAVLDDARELSRPVLDQYDVPARGYGALVRYRMPGLEIGADARLMEGTVNEYFRNLGGGFTRERTAGGEQSILGLYGEATHVADKLTLSATARLDRWRTYNGERVESDLATGDPVLTLDVPDKDGWVWTGRLGASYAATDAIEMKASAYRTWRLPTINEYYRPFRVGNDITEANANLTPETLYGIEAGVAWRPLATVRGEVTLFRTWLHDGVGNVTIGVGPGTFPVAGFIPEGGTLRQRTNIDRSVTDGVAISGEMTLDTNLFLYGAYQYARARVTAAATSPDIVGKPQPLTPRHTLTGRAVWREGDVRLTVEGRYASGQYDDDLATRRLKSTLLFNAGAAWQAGEAVTLRLDAENLFDARVVSALSAAGEETLAARRLVRAGVELRF, from the coding sequence GTGCAGCGCCTTGTTTTCCCGAGCCTTGTCAGCCTTGCCGTATCCGTGGTCCCCGCGGCTGCAAGCGAGATCGATACCGTGGCAGTCGTCGGCCTCAGGCTACCGGTGGAGACGACCGGAATCACGGCGACGCGCTTCACGGCGGCGGAAATCGAGGAAATGCCGGCGCTGAGGCTTGATGACCTGCTGCGCAGCATGCCGGGTGTGGGGCTTTTCCGCCCCGCGGGCAGCCTCAGTGCACACCCGACAACGCAGGGGCTGAACATGCGCGGCGTGGGGGCGAACGGCGCGGGCCGTGTGCTTGTGATGCTGGACGGTGTGCCGCTATCCGATCCGTTCGGTGGCTGGGTCAACTGGTCGGCCATCGATACGGCGGACCTGCAGTCTGTTTCCGTGATGGCGGGCGGCACGCCCGGCGTGTTCGGCGCGCAGGCGCTTTCGGGGGCGGTGCTGATGGAATCGCGGCGGCCTGAAGAAACTGGCGGTCGCGTCGCGGGTTCCTACGGCAGTTTCGATACACAGGATATCGGCGGCAGGCTTGATGTTGCGGGGGAGCGGGCAAGCCTGACCCTCACCGGCGGGCATCTGGCGACCGATGGCTTCTATCTGGTGGATGCCGACCGGCGCGGGGAAGCGGACAAACGGGCGGAGCATTCAGCCGATCACGCCTCCCTCCGTGCCAGTGCCGATGTCGGCCCTGCCACAACGCTTGATTTCGCACTGCGCTATGAAGCCGAAGACCGGCTCAACGGCCTTGCCGGTGCCACCAACCGCACCGAGGGCTGGGCGGGGTCGCTGCGGCTGGTGCATGGCATGGCGGAAGGCCGCGCTATCGAGGCGATGGTCTATGCCCAGCGCAAGGACTTCGAGAATGTGTTCGTGGCCGTGCTGGATGACGCGCGCGAACTTTCGCGGCCCGTGCTTGACCAGTATGACGTGCCCGCCCGTGGCTATGGCGCGCTCGTGCGCTATCGCATGCCGGGGCTGGAGATCGGTGCCGATGCCCGCCTGATGGAGGGCACGGTCAATGAATATTTCCGCAACCTCGGCGGCGGCTTCACCCGTGAACGCACGGCGGGCGGCGAGCAATCGATCCTCGGCCTTTACGGTGAGGCGACCCATGTGGCGGACAAGCTGACGCTCAGTGCCACGGCGCGGCTGGATCGCTGGCGTACCTATAACGGCGAGCGGGTGGAAAGTGACCTGGCGACCGGTGACCCGGTCCTGACGCTGGATGTGCCCGACAAGGACGGCTGGGTCTGGACAGGTCGGCTGGGGGCATCTTACGCCGCCACCGACGCGATCGAGATGAAGGCGTCGGCCTATCGCACCTGGCGCCTGCCGACGATCAATGAATATTATCGTCCGTTTCGGGTCGGGAACGATATCACGGAAGCCAACGCCAACCTGACGCCCGAAACGCTTTATGGCATTGAGGCCGGTGTGGCGTGGCGGCCGCTTGCCACTGTGCGGGGAGAAGTGACGCTGTTTCGCACCTGGCTCCATGACGGGGTCGGCAATGTGACCATCGGGGTCGGCCCCGGCACCTTCCCGGTTGCCGGATTCATTCCCGAGGGCGGGACGCTGCGCCAGCGCACCAATATCGACCGCAGCGTGACGGACGGCGTGGCGATATCGGGCGAGATGACACTCGACACCAATCTCTTCCTGTATGGCGCTTACCAATATGCCCGCGCACGGGTGACGGCGGCGGCCACGAGCCCCGATATTGTGGGCAAACCCCAGCCGCTGACACCGCGGCATACACTGACCGGCCGGGCCGTGTGGCGCGAAGGGGACGTGCGGCTGACCGTTGAGGGACGCTATGCCTCCGGCCAGTATGACGACGACCTTGCGACCCGGCGGCTGAAATCGACCCTCCTGTTCAATGCAGGTGCGGCGTGGCAGGCGGGCGAGGCCGTGACCTTGCGGCTGGACGCCGAGAATCTCTTTGACGCGCGGGTCGTCTCGGCGCTTTCGGCAGCCGGCGAAGAGACGCTTGCCGCCCGCCGCCTTGTGCGGGCCGGGGTGGAGCTGCGTTTTTAG
- a CDS encoding fatty acid desaturase family protein: MSTQWQTLKPSDILTSEQSHRLRQRSDLMGFWLLVHCWGVIIAAWALYAFVPNPATWLIGWLLVGGRQLGLAILMHEGSHGMLFRTRRLNETLAVWAAGAPVLVDMGAYRKRHMAHHRFTRTDDDPENFLYTPFPVSRTSMGRKFLRDITGIAFWRGQIGLFRFVKAKAGWAGVWHYYSRPLAFHALLFVCLAGLGRIDIFLLLWLLPLMTSYPLALRVRNIAEHATVPDLADPLRNSRTTLANPIERAFFAPYWVNYHIEHHLMPYVPCYRLPELHDILKAQGITERMEIRKGYLDILRLNAGLKTEKAA; encoded by the coding sequence ATGTCAACTCAGTGGCAAACCCTCAAGCCGTCGGACATCCTGACGAGCGAACAGTCGCACCGCCTGCGTCAGCGGTCAGACCTGATGGGTTTCTGGCTTCTTGTACATTGCTGGGGTGTGATCATTGCCGCCTGGGCGCTTTATGCCTTTGTCCCCAATCCGGCCACATGGCTCATTGGCTGGCTCCTCGTTGGCGGGCGCCAGCTGGGCCTTGCCATCCTGATGCATGAAGGCAGCCACGGCATGCTCTTCCGCACGCGGCGGCTGAACGAAACGCTCGCGGTATGGGCAGCCGGTGCCCCGGTGCTTGTTGATATGGGCGCCTACCGCAAGCGGCACATGGCGCATCACCGCTTCACCCGCACCGATGACGACCCCGAAAACTTCCTGTACACGCCCTTCCCGGTGAGCCGCACCAGCATGGGGCGGAAATTCCTGCGCGATATCACCGGCATCGCCTTCTGGCGCGGCCAGATCGGCCTGTTCCGGTTTGTGAAAGCGAAAGCCGGATGGGCCGGCGTGTGGCACTATTACAGCCGTCCGCTCGCCTTTCATGCGCTGCTGTTCGTCTGCCTCGCGGGGCTTGGGCGTATCGATATCTTCCTGCTTCTATGGCTGTTGCCGCTGATGACCAGCTATCCGCTGGCGCTGCGCGTGCGAAATATCGCCGAACATGCCACCGTGCCGGACCTCGCCGACCCCTTGCGCAACAGCCGCACGACGCTTGCGAACCCCATCGAGCGGGCTTTCTTCGCGCCTTACTGGGTGAATTATCATATCGAGCATCACCTGATGCCTTACGTGCCCTGCTACCGCCTGCCGGAGCTGCACGATATCCTGAAGGCACAGGGCATTACGGAGCGGATGGAAATCCGTAAAGGCTATCTCGATATCCTGCGCCTCAATGCCGGGCTGAAAACGGAAAAGGCGGCCTGA